AAACTGAGCACAAAATGACGGTCTtgtcatttaattaaaaggcatagttcacagaaaataaaaatctctcttttacAGCCACACACGTTTCTCCCTAATTCTAAGCAAACTAAGTCTTGTGAATGGTCTCTAGGATCTTCAGTGACAAATATAATTACCTCAATGGTGATTGTTTCCACTCGAACATTTGGAGGAATAGCCAGACTGGGTTGGAAGTGCTTTACTATTGCGACCAGAAGATGCAGGGTGCTCAGTAAGTCCTTTGTTAAGATAGCTATTCCAcgtaaagaaataaaacaacatttagTGTGCAAAACAATTAAACCTCATCATAATATCCTAAGTAATATCCCTGTGCAGAGCATCCCAGAGTCATCAAGGGCTATAGCACAGGCAGGACATCAAGTTGGGGTTTATATCATATGACGATTCAGCAataacacaaattaaaaatcctttctgtgaGACATACACAAGGATGTTGAGGGCCGTTAAGCCACAATCTCAGAGGATGGAGTTGCACCCAGTCAGCATCAGATATTCCTGTCTCACTTGTGATTCAAATAGTAATTGCAAACAGATCGTTTAATTACTGTTCTGGCACCCCTTTGCCTCACGGCAGTCTTATAGCCAGGGAAGCCCTGGGATTAATAATTTTGTCCCATTTCACTTCAGAACCTACATTCCACACTCCATTTCAGCTGACTTTCATCCAGTTGCAAACACTTATCCATAGCTTCCAGAATCACGGAGAGTTTCTGCcgctgctttttttctgttaatgcGATCTTGTCAACATCCAGCTTGAGAGATCCTAGTTTTTCTTTGACAGAGAGCCCATATGAATAAGGATGCATTTAACACCACCacagagaatatatatatatttatataaagtcATAATAAAGCACACAAAGTCTTGCTTTAAATCCCAGTACCATTTAATAGGTTCCATGTCACAGACCCATGACCCACAGGCATATGCCTTGTTAAACTCATGAACTCTCTGAAAGCCTCAGTAAAATCAATGAAGCTCTACTCACAGGGAAGTACTCAGCCCATTCCTTACAGCAGCATCCCCCATCCACACCTTGCACTCCACATTGCTCCTAGGAAATAGTGGAAGCTACCGGAATCTGTCGAGTGAATCTTTCCTGGGGATACTGCACAAAGGCCATACCAATTCACATATATAGAAGAAATTCCAGCTCAGGCAagaaaactatgaaaataaGCCATTTGAATTCACACTACTTTCTTCAGccttgggaaaaagaaaatatgacttGAAAGGCATCCCCAAAGAgagtgaaaggagaaagaaaaataaagcagaaacaggagagatggagaaacagaaatggtTCAAGAGGCCGTTCCAAGAGGGCACATATAAAAGCACATTGTAGTATACAGACAGAGCCTCTTAGATTTTCACCAGTTCCAGCTCAGTGTATTAGACCTGGaaccatttccttcctttttttattatttttttttattattttattttattttattttatttttttccaagctggaAAACATATAAATTATAGTGCTGATCCCATGATCCCATCCAATGTTTCTGGTAGCATCACAAGTCACTTTTGTACTCTAGGCTTATGAactcctccctcccttcagAAGGATTCTAATTTCACACTTCCaagttaacttttttattatgttaaCTAGCAGCCAAAAAgactttctgagaagaaaaataattgtataaaACAATAGTGGATCATCAGGCATTTGTTCAGAATTACCATTATCGCAACTCATTCATAGCTTTTTCCATTCAAGAGGatgtttattctttcttcaaaaagtTCCTCCAAGATTTATTTGCAAGCTCAAGTCAAAGAGGCAACTTACCAAAGAGATGATGAAGTACCAGTCCATCGTACAGATCTTCTTCCAAACTTTTAACTACTATGTGCTCCTGTTTCAGAGTTGTGTTAATCCAGTCAATCAATAActgtggaggaaaacaaagcagctgagAATTAGACTCTTGTTGTTTGGACAAGTCCTCAGTGCTATGCTGTGTTTCACCTCATTCTTTCATCCCTTATCTCACATTTCATTTTGCCTTCAACCTCTACTTCTTTTGTGGTTCTTGGttcttttacaaagaaaaggaaagttaaGTGGCAGTTGGTTCTCCCTAATAATGCAATGCTCATTGGCCAAACTGAGGCAAATTTTTAAGTGTGCTATACGCCTCAAGTTATATTCCTTTGAATTTTGTAGAAATAGACATACAGATAGAGAAGCAGACCCTAGTCCCAATTCTATTAGGGAAAAGGCTTCAGAGTAGACTTTCCACCCTCTGCCTATATTAGACCTGAGAtaattcacacacaaaaaacgGTTTGTAGGAAAAGAGGCTTCACTCATTCTGTGAGCTGTTTCCTGTAAGCAGGAGACCAAAATAGCTCCTCAGTATTTCTCCAATTACCTTCTTTACCCACACATGCTAATATAAAGGGAAGAGGATTTGctgaagcagaactgaaaagcagcagcaccagccgGTTGTTAATAAGAACCTCTTTCAAAGGGATGGATATTGCTCATATTGATATTGTTATAACTGCAAGTGAATATTTGGAGTTTGTTGTACTGACAACACCCTCCTTACTTGCTGTCAACAGAAGACAATTCATAGCAAATCCCTGTAAGGTGGccaacagtaataaaaatataagaaatggtttgtaaaaataaaatatagatcTCTGAGATGCTTGAAACtgcttgagggaaaaaaaaaaaaaaaaaaaaaaaaaaaaaagcctagctCAGGCACTTCCCTGAACTGAGGAGCTGACAAAGCATGTGTGGCATACTTCCTCAACTAAGAAGTATACACTTCtaaagcagaaagctgtgctcCTCAGATTGCAGGTTAAGATCTGGTGATGCTGTAGATGTGCAAGGGATAAACCTGTACCCCAAGTGTCACAGTACAGGCAGGTGGaagtcagaaaagcagaaagtacTGCTAGACATGGATGTTTGAGATTCCTCATTGGCTACCTCAGCCCTTCACAGCCATGGCCACAGTCTACAGCTCAGACAATTCTTTCAAGCCCAGTTATTGGGGCTCTACTCAGCTGTAGAGCAGAGTTGTGTCTAAAAATGAGTAAATCTGAAAAGGAATATTAAAGACATTTGCTACTGGCTTCTAAATGTAACCATATTCTCTTTTACATGCTGGTCAATATTGATAGTCACTGCAGTGAGCCATTTCACATTTCCTAGTTCCCAAAAgcccttcaaaacaaaaaatgcaatgcaaaacagttattttcccaAGTGAGTTTCTTtgattccctttttcttcccccctctatgtccatcccccccccctccaactTCTTCTTTGAAGGAGCCACAAACTCTTCAGATCAAGAAGTGGCACTGGTGGGCACCCAGAGGATTCTGTCTTTCAGGTCCCAATTTCTACCTCCCCATCTTCCACAGAGAGCAAGTTAGACAATGAAAAACACTCTCAGGAGTCTCTGAGAGGAAATAGATTAAGCACTGAAACTCACAGAAATCTTCATATAGCGAGGAAATCTCTTAATTTTTGGCAGTCTGTAAATAACAAATACAGTGTCTCTGTAGACAACATAATTGCATTTTGCAGCACTACCTTttagattttctctttcatataaAAACATTGTGAAAGCCTGACAcaaaaattacatctttttgATCAAATGTGCATGAAGGCTTAAGAAAACATAATATAGAAGCACACGTATTTATGGATTTATGAATGCCATATAACACACACATCAGCACAAAGCTTAAGCTTGTTTTTGCaatatttacaacatttttagTACCTCCATAATGCAAGAAGTGCTGGTCTCAAAGGAGACATGCCACTTTTCTTCCAGGAAATTTCAGTATGCTAGCCTTCCCCTGGGCTATGGCATTAGAAAAACACAGTGATTGAATGCACAGGGGGAATTTTCAAAATTGCTTGGAAATAAAGCACTTTCCTGTAAAATAGGATTCATCCTTCTCAGCTACCTCAAGCAGACAATGAACTGCACAACTGCCTGAAGGCTTTACTCCTGAATTCCAGTGGTGACTTGCACATCCTCATCCCTTCTTATTCGGCTCTATCTTATCCCCTTCAGGCTGCACCACAGCTTGCCCGAAGCTGGCTGTCACTGGCAGCCAGCAGACAGGAGGCAGAGGACAAGAGAGAAGACGGCTGCCAATCAGCACAGCAATCACACAGTTTGTTATCATGGGATCAGAAGAGCCAATCTGCATGTATTCAAACATCTCCCATAAGTCACAGCAAGTGTTGACGTGGATTTGCTTTCAATCACAGCCAGTTGGATTCCTGTTGCCATTATGCTACTGATACAGCGAAGTTGCAACCAGGTACTTCTGGTGCAATTCATCTATATGTCCCAGGTTAAAAGAGAGATTATGCAAGGAACTCAGTTTTTAAACCTACCCTCCATTTCACACACAGCAGTGACCACTCTGGTGCGATATCAGCACTCAAAAGCTTGATGTTGCACTTGGCAAAAGCCCTGGCTCCCTTGTGCACAGATCAAGTGCCAGCACCAGAACATGTCCACATCCTCAGAGAGGGTGGGACCAGAGCCAAGGAGACAGGTAATTTACATGGCTGAGCAGCCATGCAGCAGGTGATAGCAACCCGAAGTGAGGGTTCAGTGCTATAGCAAAAGAAATGGTACCAGTTTTAACTCCTCCAATTTGGGATTGATGCTTGCAGTGGGTTTTATGagtttcttcttctctcctatgaaaggaagcaaacaagATCCATTAAAATTATCAGACATGACTCAAGTTTCCTATAAAATCTGCTGTTGGTTTTACATTATCCGGTATCACTGACATACGTAGaaactgtcattttttattttaactgagtctctgtgaggaagaaaatggcTTATCAGACTATTATGACTGCTGTCAGAAATTATGTTTCAATATAATTCAAATCAATTAAATCTACAGGGACAATTCTGGAAacgaagaaaaaaaacttgggcatgtataaaatttaaatctgaGTTAAAGGATCAGCTAGAAGTTCTGTCACTTCTTAATGATCTGCCTCAAGAGAGTCAGAGGCTAAATTAACACACAGAGTTTACTTGTTGCTGATAAAGCCATAGGaatgctgctgaaaaataaacaattcatTTGTAGTGCAAGTTTTCTGCTTAGCAATTCAGGTCATTCCTTAGACCTTTCTCTATCCTGGCTCACAAAGTATGTACCTGGAGTGATGGCATTCTCAACAAGGAATTGATTAAGGGTAGGAGGCTGTGTAAACACATTTAAGATGTCTGGATCCATTGTATTTTCACTCCTGGTAAACTGGTAAAAGAtaaaggggaaaggaaacacgagtaaataatacattaaaagaTCAAAGTGAataataggaagaaaacaaactgaagggTTGATTTTCTTAGTTACTATTTGATGACCTATGGATTACTTctaaaaacaatctgaaaataccttcattttttctgctaaTATTCAGactactgggggaaaaaagctctTTAGTACTAAAACTTGTCTTAAATCCAACCATTTCATTTGAATTAGATTAGTAAAATCCTATTTCAACCGAATTAAGAAAAAGCTATCAGTTTTCTTGGTATCAATACACATATGCTATAAAAATGATCAATACTTAAGAATTATTAAACCAAGAATGTGGCAGTTAAATTAGAGACAAgcttataaatataaatagtttCCTCCACTAGACCATCTGACatatttgtggaaaaagaaTGGCATACTTCTGGGTATACAACCCCAACTTCATGTTAGAAGCACAAGCTGTTGCACAGCCTCTCCAGTATTTGTACTTCATACACAGATTGGAAAACAACTTTCCTACCCAATCCAGTTgtcctgaaatgaaagcagaacagcactacataacacagaaatgaaaattcctCGTCAACAAACCCCAAACTATGGGCGAGGTTTTCCGAGATGGCTAGGAGTCGTTCAGAAGGACAGCAGAAGCCAGAGAAtggggctgtgggagcagggcagaggccACATAACCCTCCAAAGAAGTCCCATCAAACAGAAGTTCACAAATAAGAGGTTGGCAAGAGTATCTCCTACTTTTCTCAAAGCCTCATATCCAACCATAGTGCAAGCAATGACAAGTCTGAATTTTTAACCACATGTATAAGTTTCCATGCATAAGGCTGTGCCATGCTGCCTACACAGCACAAAAGTTAGAGCCAGGCTCTACAGGCATTTTACAAGAGTAAGAAATGTCCACTTTTAAGTGCTTGCTTTTGTAGTCTTCATGTTTATGTAAAGGTTATTTGTTCAAGCCTACAGGACTAAAAAAACTAGGATTCAGCTTGGAAAAGTGTAAAAGTTAGGGACAGCAGTAAATGAGTggtctcttttaaaaataggcGCAAAAAAGTAGGATGACTCTTCATTAAACCAATGGTAAGTTAACTtcagtgcagaagaaagcagaattacATACTGCAACTGTATGTAAATGATTGCCTGCAGAGGTGAGAGGACTACAGACGGTTTGTGTCTCTGAATCCTGGACTATCATGGCAGCATCTGCACTAGCACAGGCCAGAGGTCTCATCCCTCCTGACAGTCCTAATCTCCATGaaaaccagagcagagcagacagcaATATGAGCACCAGGAAGGCTTTTTACACTCCTTTGAACCATGCGTTCCCAGCTGCTGGTGGAAGTGGGGCTCCAAGCAGGATGGATGGCTGCTCTCTAACCAATAGTTAGAGGACTCCTACTGTCTACCTGAGACACCTAAATTAGGAGCTGTGACTCTCAAGGCTCCCTGTGTAGTCAGTAGCACCTTTAAAGAGCAACCCAGAGCATTTAAATGAGGGTCTTACCCCAGCTTGCATTTTTCAGCTACTCCTTCATGCTGTTACCAAAAAGACAGTCTGAGCTGCTAAGGCAGGTGTTTGCAGTTACGAGGTGTTTGCAGACACGAGGACTACCCAGCCCTATAAGCACAGTGGAGCAAGAGAGTTTCTGCAATTGCTATTCACACTGCCCAGAGATGGTCCCCAAAGTGGCATTTCTCTGATAGCTTTATACTCTAAAAAGCACAGTGCCACTCTCCAGGCTCAGTATCCATTAAAGGCTCCAATCAAAGTGCATTATGAACATGTATTTTATCACAGATTTTGCCAAGTCAAGACTATTGGTAGAAAATGGCAATTAAATGCTTTTGCATATCAGTCTTGCAAAACAAACTGGTATAAAACAAATACCCAGCAAACCACTAGGGAAGAAGGGTCACAAGAGAATCTTTCAGTATAGTGGCTGCAAAACTGAATGCTGTGTCTAGAAACATGGTTGGTAACGTAAGATATTTAGGAGAAATTGAGTCATTTAGTGCCTGGGGAGCAACTGAACAATCTGAGACAAGACTGTCCAGATGGAATAAACTGGGAgggaaaaagtaattaataCAGAGAAACTTAAGTCCaacttttaaattatgtttctgGCATCTGTTATGCCTTGGGAAGCCACGCTGATAAGCCTTATGTAATAGTCCATGTAAACCACAGCTCATACCAACTCAGCTTTGCTGCAATACTTAGCTTGTGTCTCTCTTACACTTTCTTTGAATATTTACACATCAAAATAATGCATACTGCCTACCACATCCTCGGTCTCTTTTggccaaggaaaacaaacatcagaaaGCTACTCTTTTAACATTTGGAAGCCTGTAGGAAAGGATCTGAAATTGAGAATTTGCAACAACAAAAGCTAACGCACTCCAGGGCCTCAGTCCCGTGTGCCCTACTTGGTGAGAATGTTAAAATGGCCATACTGAGTGAGACAAAATATCTCATACCCAGACCCTTACAGCACCCGAAGTCAGTTgcttagggaagaaaaaaacaacaaaacacaaacaaaaaacagagcatACACAAGATACTTCCCTAAAACACTCTAATGAGCTTCAACAGCCTGCACCTTGGCCTTCCTAAAGCAGAAGTCTTAGTAGATGCTGCCAATAAATTTACTTCCCGGCCATCCCTTGAAGGCATTTATCTCTCACCATTCAGCTGCAAGGAGTTGAAGAGTATGGCTTCACCTGGCATGGGGAACCAACCCCTCCTGCTCACTCTGAACCTGGGCTAGCTCCCCCGATGCTCCCCACTATGCATGGTGGAGACCCATTGATTCACCTTCTTCGCATCACTGTTACTGTACAACTACCCTACGCCCTCAACAGTCATCTCTTTCCAAAGCTGAGGAAGAAACACAGCCTATGTTTTAGTCATCCTTTGTAGGGAAACCAGTCTGACCCATCAGTCATCCCAGGTGCCCTTTTCTGAACCCTCTCCAGTGCTACCACATGCTTTTTGTACGGCTGGGGAAAACCATGCAGGTTTAGAGAGGTGCCCTGTAATGTTCACTGTGCTATTCTGCACTCCTTTCCTCCCAATTCCTTATGTCATTTGCTGTTTTGATCACTGCTGAGCTGACACTTTAATGGAAGTCTCCATTATATCCCCAAGATCTTATTCCTAAATAGCAACACTCCACTCTGAGCCCATCATTTATCTGTAGAGCTTGTATtgttcctttccccctcctcacATTTATCTACACTGATTTCCAACAGCCATTTCAGGGCCTGAGAACTGCAGCTCCTTAGCATTTAATAGACTCATTACTTATTACTAATAATTAGTGTTCTCACTAATGTGGCCTCATGTGGCAAGACACATTGCTGTGAGGCTTGATCCAAGGCAGTAGCTTTTCAAAAGACAACCTGCTGCAGAAAGAGCATGAAATGGAACATGACTGGGATTGGACTCCTCCCTGAATTTAGCTGCTTAATGAGAAATAGGAAGGGATGAGAGATTTAGTTCTTAACCACAAGCCTCCGTGTTTGCTGCAACTAACCTTTGCAGATCATCACTTAAATTCACTGTCCATGCCTGTTACTGATGTGCTATTTTTCTCCAGCATGAATTATTTACCACTACTTGGAGAAGTGATCATTGTAGGAGACAACTGCTTGAATATTGATTGTAGTAGCATTTCAcaatggaattttaaaataaaattcagctttaactattcaaatgaaattattatttatttaattgttcAAATGAAATGGCTTAATTTGGTCCTTCACTGATTTTACTGAGACATCACAGGTACACATGCTTGTCCATTTTAAAGTCAACAGGTGTTGTCTTTCTCCTGTGCTACCTGCCGAGATACAAACAGGTGAATTTTAGTTCAGCCAAGAACTAAGGTATTGCATAATGTTGCAATGCAACAATGACAGATAAAACAATTAATTCACTAAGTGGGCCAGATCAATTCACTTCTCCTTGAGCCTTCACACAGTCCGGCTCCCAGATATCCCTTACATATGATATAAAGCATTAACAAGTGAACAGCAGTCTCTGACATCCAAACTGACCATAGAATACATGCAAGGCACTTACTGATATTACCATGTTGTTTCAACTGTTgaatttcctgtttaaaaaacacaaaagcccTACTCTGCATTAGCACATACACATTTCCTAGGAACAGTTCTCTAAGTAGATCAGACAAAgcaaggaataaaaaacaattctgaATGCCAATAGTAATATTTCTGCCTTCAGAAAAcctgaatttaaacaaaaaaaaaaaaaaaaaaaaaaaagaggaaaaaaaggagaacatgCATTGTCCACACAGTTTAAAACTTACTTTTACTTCCTGATTCAGTACCAGACTTTTCAAGAGCTGTTTTTGCTCACTAGCATCAGAAGAGACATTGTCTCAGCAAGAACAATCTATATGGATGCAGGAAtttttacagattaaaaaaataatcaaaactgCACCCATAAGAGTCCCTTTCCCAAACTTACTATTCTCTCC
The nucleotide sequence above comes from Oxyura jamaicensis isolate SHBP4307 breed ruddy duck chromosome 1, BPBGC_Ojam_1.0, whole genome shotgun sequence. Encoded proteins:
- the PARVG gene encoding gamma-parvin isoform X5 encodes the protein MEDSKNQKLILKFTRSENTMDPDILNVFTQPPTLNQFLVENAITPGEKKKLIKPTASINPKLEELKLLLIDWINTTLKQEHIVVKSLEEDLYDGLVLHHLFEKLGSLKLDVDKIALTEKKQRQKLSVILEAMDKCLQLDESQLKWSVESILTKDLLSTLHLLVAIVKHFQPSLAIPPNVRVETITIENTSKGLKTTSAVEYITGSKENLEEQSSDAFDELFSRAPDRLDGVKKFADGVILLLLIGQLEGYFLNLKDFFLTPASTAEMLHNVNLALDLLTDGGLLNFSVNSEDIVKGDMKSTMQILYCLYSKYKTKET
- the PARVG gene encoding gamma-parvin isoform X2; translated protein: MEDSKNQKLILKFTRSENTMDPDILNVFTQPPTLNQFLVENAITPGEKKKLIKPTASINPKLEELKLLLIDWINTTLKQEHIVVKSLEEDLYDGLVLHHLFEKLGSLKLDVDKIALTEKKQRQKLSVILEAMDKCLQLDESQLKWSVESILTKDLLSTLHLLVAIVKHFQPSLAIPPNVRVETITIENTSKGLKTTSAVEYITGSKENLEEQSSDAFDELFSRAPDRLDGVKKVFLQFVNQHVGKLGLNVKDMESQFADGVILLLLIGQLEGYFLNLKDFFLTPASTAEMLHNVNLALDLLTDGGLLNFSVNSEDIVKGDMKSTMQILYCLYSKYKTKET
- the PARVG gene encoding gamma-parvin isoform X4 — its product is MEDSKNQKLILKFTRSENTMDPDILNVFTQPPTLNQFLVENAITPGEKKKLIKPTASINPKLEELKLLLIDWINTTLKQEHIVVKSLEEDLYDGLVLHHLFEKLGSLKLDVDKIALTEKKQRQKLSVILEAMDKCLQLDESQLKWSVESILTKDLLSTLHLLVAIVKHFQPSLAIPPNVRVETITIENTSKGLKTTSAVEYITGSKENLEEQSTGDAFDELFSRAPDRLDGVKKFADGVILLLLIGQLEGYFLNLKDFFLTPASTAEMLHNVNLALDLLTDGGLLNFSVNSEDIVKGDMKSTMQILYCLYSKYKTKET
- the PARVG gene encoding gamma-parvin isoform X1; translated protein: MEDSKNQKLILKFTRSENTMDPDILNVFTQPPTLNQFLVENAITPGEKKKLIKPTASINPKLEELKLLLIDWINTTLKQEHIVVKSLEEDLYDGLVLHHLFEKLGSLKLDVDKIALTEKKQRQKLSVILEAMDKCLQLDESQLKWSVESILTKDLLSTLHLLVAIVKHFQPSLAIPPNVRVETITIENTSKGLKTTSAVEYITGSKENLEEQSTGDAFDELFSRAPDRLDGVKKVFLQFVNQHVGKLGLNVKDMESQFADGVILLLLIGQLEGYFLNLKDFFLTPASTAEMLHNVNLALDLLTDGGLLNFSVNSEDIVKGDMKSTMQILYCLYSKYKTKET
- the PARVG gene encoding gamma-parvin isoform X3, whose translation is MDPDILNVFTQPPTLNQFLVENAITPGEKKKLIKPTASINPKLEELKLLLIDWINTTLKQEHIVVKSLEEDLYDGLVLHHLFEKLGSLKLDVDKIALTEKKQRQKLSVILEAMDKCLQLDESQLKWSVESILTKDLLSTLHLLVAIVKHFQPSLAIPPNVRVETITIENTSKGLKTTSAVEYITGSKENLEEQSTGDAFDELFSRAPDRLDGVKKVFLQFVNQHVGKLGLNVKDMESQFADGVILLLLIGQLEGYFLNLKDFFLTPASTAEMLHNVNLALDLLTDGGLLNFSVNSEDIVKGDMKSTMQILYCLYSKYKTKET